From the genome of Streptacidiphilus rugosus AM-16, one region includes:
- a CDS encoding LytR C-terminal domain-containing protein translates to MGTRGKSRRRAQGSHSGPWLAGAAGFLALSGVGGFLLLHGGGSPTASAHDALTPSPTASSSAAASASAAPDCTARPADAAFAAAGPKAKPINVRVTVLNGSGTFGQAETVLSWMQNTEKYLRTSNGGPAAHRQATTTLVYAPDHVDQARALVAALGLPVSALHGDGTARGARDPMVLTLGSDFHGVGKTFSVC, encoded by the coding sequence GTGGGCACGCGCGGCAAGAGCAGGCGACGGGCACAGGGCTCCCACAGCGGGCCGTGGCTGGCGGGCGCGGCCGGGTTCCTCGCCCTCAGCGGCGTCGGCGGCTTCCTGCTGCTGCACGGCGGCGGCAGTCCCACGGCGTCCGCGCACGACGCCCTGACCCCGAGTCCGACGGCGTCGTCGTCCGCCGCGGCGTCCGCCTCCGCCGCGCCTGACTGCACCGCGCGGCCCGCCGACGCCGCGTTCGCCGCCGCCGGGCCGAAGGCCAAGCCGATCAACGTCCGGGTGACGGTGCTGAACGGCAGCGGCACCTTCGGGCAGGCCGAGACGGTGCTGAGCTGGATGCAGAACACCGAGAAGTACCTGCGCACCAGCAACGGCGGGCCGGCCGCCCACCGTCAGGCGACGACGACCCTCGTCTACGCCCCCGACCACGTCGACCAGGCGCGCGCGCTCGTCGCCGCCCTGGGCCTGCCCGTCTCCGCGCTGCACGGCGACGGCACCGCGCGAGGGGCGCGGGATCCGATGGTGCTGACCCTCGGCTCGGACTTCCACGGGGTCGGGAAAACTTTCTCCGTCTGCTGA
- a CDS encoding LCP family protein, which translates to MLVTAGGFYVYLKILDSNIKTGDLHSGGVGPNTVAEHAGPNGQLPINVLVIGSDSRNNAEDVSLGGSQSSVGGAPHADVEMLVHISADRTNASITSIPRDTFVHGFACGGKTLPFDRITDTLAHGPGCVLDTWESVTGVHIDNWVMLDFSGVVKMADAIGGVQVRACKNVYDYYVYRDAQGVRHEEGSHLELPGGPHTIYGIQALEWLRTRHAFGDGTDPGRTAAQHQYLNSMIRKFKSAGTLLNPAKLNSLAVAATTSVKTSPGLGSIEAMSGLALEFNKVPSNRVTTTTIPFSHMTEPGYTNPNNWVPIFNDQTKQLFQMIANDIPLDKNGAAPSASASPSPTATPVAVDKAGIALTVENASATVGRGKAMAEHLVSLGFSQAQRSTKPVTGTTELTYPTADKAQAEAVAAALGLTPGTLKASASATGLTLKIGTEWPNGDDYRSTLPKQGTLPTGTDAQNAQDDSGSCMPVAPGHTWTSSTPPVVPQPAGYRQYTTP; encoded by the coding sequence GTGCTGGTGACCGCGGGCGGCTTCTATGTCTACCTGAAAATCCTCGACAGCAATATCAAGACCGGCGATCTGCATTCCGGTGGCGTGGGCCCGAATACCGTGGCCGAGCACGCCGGCCCCAACGGCCAGCTGCCGATCAACGTCCTGGTCATCGGCTCGGACTCGCGCAACAACGCCGAGGACGTGTCGCTGGGCGGCTCCCAGTCCTCGGTCGGCGGGGCGCCGCACGCCGACGTCGAGATGCTGGTGCACATCTCCGCCGACCGCACCAACGCGTCGATCACCAGCATTCCGCGTGACACCTTCGTGCACGGCTTCGCCTGCGGCGGCAAGACGCTGCCGTTCGACCGGATCACCGACACCCTCGCCCACGGCCCCGGCTGCGTGCTGGACACCTGGGAGAGCGTCACCGGGGTCCACATCGACAACTGGGTGATGCTCGACTTCTCCGGGGTCGTGAAGATGGCCGACGCCATCGGCGGCGTCCAGGTCCGGGCCTGCAAGAACGTCTACGACTACTACGTCTACCGGGACGCCCAGGGGGTGCGGCACGAGGAGGGCTCGCACCTCGAACTGCCCGGCGGCCCGCACACCATCTACGGCATCCAGGCGCTGGAGTGGCTGCGCACCCGCCACGCCTTCGGCGACGGCACCGACCCCGGGCGCACCGCCGCCCAGCACCAGTACCTGAACTCGATGATCAGGAAGTTCAAGTCGGCGGGCACCCTGCTGAACCCGGCGAAGCTCAACTCGCTGGCCGTGGCGGCGACGACCTCGGTGAAGACCTCGCCGGGCCTCGGCAGCATCGAGGCGATGAGCGGCCTCGCCCTGGAGTTCAACAAGGTCCCGTCCAACCGGGTGACCACGACGACGATCCCGTTCTCCCACATGACGGAGCCCGGCTACACCAACCCGAACAACTGGGTGCCGATCTTCAACGACCAGACCAAGCAGCTGTTCCAGATGATCGCCAACGACATCCCGCTGGACAAGAACGGCGCCGCGCCCTCCGCCTCGGCCTCGCCCAGCCCGACCGCGACCCCGGTCGCCGTCGACAAGGCGGGCATCGCCCTCACGGTGGAGAACGCCAGCGCGACCGTCGGCCGCGGCAAGGCCATGGCCGAGCACCTGGTCTCACTGGGCTTCAGCCAGGCGCAGCGCAGCACCAAGCCCGTCACCGGGACGACCGAGCTGACCTACCCGACCGCCGACAAGGCGCAGGCCGAGGCCGTCGCCGCCGCGCTCGGGCTCACTCCGGGCACGCTCAAGGCGTCCGCCTCGGCCACCGGACTGACACTGAAGATCGGCACGGAATGGCCCAACGGCGACGACTACCGGTCCACGCTGCCCAAGCAGGGCACGCTGCCGACCGGGACCGACGCCCAGAACGCCCAGGACGACTCCGGCTCGTGCATGCCGGTCGCCCCAGGCCACACCTGGACGTCGAGCACCCCGCCCGTCGTCCCGCAGCCTGCGGGCTACCGGCAGTACACGACCCCGTAG
- a CDS encoding glycosyltransferase family 2 protein: protein MDATPHPAVSVIMPVLNESRHLRTAVERILEQEYDGDIEVVIALGPSADNTDEIAAQLVAETAGSRREVHTVPNPSGRTPAALNAAIKGSRFPIVVRVDGHGLLTPGYIATAVGLLDEKGAANVGGIMHAEGETEWEKAVAAAMTSKIGVGNAAFHTGGEAAPADTVYLGVFRREVLERQGGYNEEFIRAQDWELNYRIRQDGGLIWFTPDLKVTYRPRPSVRALAKQYKDYGRWRRVVTRYHRGSVNLRYLAPPAALLGCAVGLVAGVALTPVAFVLPGGYAAAILLGSAKEGRGLSPAARAQLPVALATMHMSWGWGFLTSPRSLANRVIASTRGTADAPAS, encoded by the coding sequence ATGGACGCCACGCCCCACCCCGCAGTCTCCGTGATCATGCCGGTGCTGAACGAGTCCCGGCACCTGCGCACCGCCGTCGAGCGCATCCTCGAGCAGGAGTACGACGGCGACATCGAGGTGGTGATCGCCCTCGGCCCCTCCGCGGACAACACCGACGAGATCGCCGCCCAGCTGGTCGCCGAGACCGCGGGCAGCCGACGCGAGGTGCACACCGTCCCGAACCCGTCCGGCCGCACGCCCGCCGCGCTCAACGCCGCGATCAAGGGCTCGCGCTTCCCGATCGTGGTCAGGGTCGACGGTCACGGCCTGCTCACCCCCGGCTACATCGCCACCGCCGTCGGCCTGCTCGACGAGAAGGGCGCGGCGAACGTCGGCGGCATCATGCACGCCGAGGGCGAGACCGAGTGGGAGAAGGCCGTCGCGGCGGCGATGACCTCGAAGATCGGCGTCGGCAACGCCGCCTTCCACACCGGCGGTGAGGCCGCCCCTGCGGACACGGTGTACCTGGGCGTCTTCCGGCGCGAGGTGCTGGAGCGGCAGGGCGGCTACAACGAGGAGTTCATCCGCGCCCAGGACTGGGAGCTGAACTACCGCATCCGCCAGGACGGCGGCCTGATCTGGTTCACCCCGGATCTGAAGGTCACCTACCGCCCCCGCCCGAGCGTCCGCGCGCTGGCCAAGCAGTACAAGGACTACGGCCGGTGGCGGCGCGTGGTCACCCGCTACCACCGCGGCTCGGTCAACCTGCGCTACCTCGCCCCGCCGGCCGCCCTGCTGGGCTGCGCGGTCGGACTCGTCGCGGGCGTGGCGCTGACGCCGGTCGCCTTCGTGCTGCCCGGCGGCTACGCGGCGGCGATCCTGCTCGGCTCCGCGAAGGAGGGCCGCGGCCTCTCGCCCGCCGCCCGCGCGCAGCTCCCGGTCGCGCTCGCGACCATGCACATGTCCTGGGGCTGGGGTTTCCTGACGAGCCCCAGGTCCCTGGCGAACCGGGTGATCGCGAGCACCCGCGGCACCGCGGACGCGCCCGCCTCCTGA
- a CDS encoding LCP family protein: MSDQSGPGGFHNWETHTSPVGGTPSGEPPLPPELNPRGGGAPARPRLHQGAPSVPRPGGSASAATGGPAAGTPSGPSGSGPGLPGTGTAGRPRKWSRKRKLRLTATVLVVGLIVVGGGSYAWASSKLNHTDVLTDYAGRPAAGKGTNWLIIGSDSRAGLSTADQQRLHTGYDVGARTDSMMMLHIGSNGNTLMSIPRDSYVTIPAWTDSKGVQHHASKNKINAAYAYGDGPLLVKTLEYNTGIHIDHYAEIGFSGFVNVVDDLGGVDMCLDKPIVDKASGANLKAGCQTLNGTQALAFVRERHQEASQDLARMQHQQQFLNALAHKATSMGTLLNPFTLYPTMDSGLSMLSVDNGTGLTDLGSMFFAMKGLKSGDGKTMTVPIANANYPTPAGDAVKWNMTEAQQVFDAFKNDTKVPSFSN; encoded by the coding sequence ATGAGCGATCAGTCCGGCCCCGGCGGCTTCCACAACTGGGAGACCCACACCTCCCCCGTGGGCGGCACCCCGAGCGGTGAGCCGCCCCTGCCCCCCGAGCTCAACCCGCGTGGCGGCGGTGCGCCGGCACGCCCCCGGCTGCACCAGGGAGCGCCCTCGGTGCCGCGCCCGGGCGGTTCCGCGTCGGCCGCGACCGGCGGCCCGGCCGCGGGCACGCCCAGCGGCCCCTCCGGTTCCGGCCCCGGCCTCCCCGGCACGGGAACGGCCGGCCGGCCGCGCAAGTGGTCGCGCAAGCGCAAGCTGCGGCTGACCGCGACCGTCCTGGTCGTCGGCCTGATAGTCGTCGGCGGCGGCAGCTACGCCTGGGCCAGCTCCAAGCTGAACCACACCGACGTGCTCACCGACTACGCGGGCCGCCCGGCGGCGGGCAAGGGCACCAACTGGCTGATCATCGGCTCGGACAGCCGCGCGGGCCTGTCCACGGCGGACCAGCAGCGGCTGCACACCGGCTACGACGTCGGCGCGCGCACCGACTCGATGATGATGCTGCACATCGGGTCCAACGGGAACACGCTGATGAGCATCCCGCGCGACTCCTACGTCACCATCCCGGCCTGGACCGACAGCAAGGGCGTGCAGCACCACGCGTCCAAGAACAAGATCAACGCTGCCTACGCGTACGGCGACGGCCCGCTGCTGGTCAAGACGCTCGAGTACAACACCGGCATCCACATCGACCACTACGCCGAGATCGGCTTCTCCGGCTTCGTCAACGTCGTGGACGACCTCGGCGGCGTCGACATGTGCCTGGACAAGCCGATCGTCGACAAGGCCTCGGGGGCGAACCTCAAGGCGGGCTGCCAGACCCTGAACGGCACCCAGGCGCTCGCCTTCGTCCGCGAGCGGCACCAGGAGGCCTCCCAGGACCTCGCCCGGATGCAGCACCAGCAGCAGTTCCTGAACGCGCTCGCCCACAAGGCGACCTCGATGGGCACGCTGCTGAACCCCTTCACGCTCTACCCGACGATGGACAGCGGGCTCTCCATGCTCTCCGTCGACAACGGCACCGGCCTGACCGACCTGGGCTCGATGTTCTTCGCGATGAAGGGCCTCAAGAGCGGCGACGGCAAGACCATGACCGTGCCGATCGCGAACGCGAACTACCCGACCCCGGCCGGCGACGCGGTGAAGTGGAACATGACGGAGGCCCAGCAGGTCTTCGACGCCTTCAAGAACGACACCAAGGTGCCGAGCTTCTCGAACTGA
- a CDS encoding LCP family protein, translating to MTEPPLPPELNPRGPQAAPEAARARRRPGCLKLLLLGLLVLLLLAAGVLGGTYIWANGRLDKVAAIAPYAGRPADGPGTNWLLVGSDSRAGLTGRQQQDLHVGSDAGVNTDTIIVLHKGAHGPVLMSIPRDSYVTIPAWTDSKGVTHAAHKDKINAAYASGGAPLLVRTVETTTGIRMDHYVEVGFTGIVDVVNALGGVPICLDQPIKDSRSGADLPAGCQTLNGVQSLELVRTRYSLPNSDLSRIQNQQAFLKALGEKALSPGTTLNPFRLYPFLSASLDALTVDRASSVWTLGQFALQMQSVAGSSGRSLTVPLASENYTTPSGASAVLWSSSATKLFQAIQGDRALP from the coding sequence GTGACCGAGCCGCCGCTTCCGCCCGAGCTGAACCCCCGTGGCCCGCAGGCCGCCCCCGAGGCGGCGCGGGCCCGGCGGCGGCCCGGCTGCCTGAAGCTGCTGCTGCTCGGCCTGCTGGTGCTGCTCCTGCTGGCAGCGGGGGTGCTGGGCGGCACGTACATCTGGGCGAACGGACGGCTGGACAAGGTCGCCGCGATCGCCCCCTACGCCGGCCGCCCGGCCGACGGGCCGGGCACCAACTGGCTGCTGGTCGGCTCCGACAGCCGGGCCGGACTGACCGGCCGCCAGCAGCAGGACCTCCACGTCGGTTCGGACGCGGGAGTCAACACGGACACGATCATCGTGCTGCACAAGGGGGCCCACGGGCCCGTCCTGATGAGCATCCCGCGCGACTCGTACGTGACGATCCCGGCCTGGACCGACAGCAAGGGCGTGACGCACGCCGCCCACAAGGACAAGATCAACGCGGCCTACGCGAGCGGCGGCGCTCCGCTCCTGGTGCGAACGGTGGAGACCACCACCGGCATCCGGATGGACCACTACGTGGAGGTCGGCTTCACCGGGATCGTCGACGTGGTGAACGCGCTGGGCGGCGTCCCGATCTGCCTGGACCAGCCGATCAAGGACAGCCGCTCCGGAGCGGACCTCCCCGCGGGCTGCCAGACCCTGAACGGCGTCCAGTCCCTGGAACTGGTCCGCACCCGCTACTCCCTGCCGAACTCGGACCTCAGCCGGATCCAGAACCAGCAGGCCTTCCTGAAGGCCCTCGGCGAGAAGGCGCTCTCCCCCGGAACGACGCTCAACCCGTTCCGCCTCTACCCGTTCCTGAGCGCGTCCCTGGACGCGCTCACGGTGGACCGGGCGAGCAGCGTCTGGACGCTGGGCCAGTTCGCCCTCCAGATGCAGTCCGTCGCGGGCTCCTCCGGCAGGTCGCTCACGGTCCCGCTGGCATCGGAGAACTACACCACCCCGTCGGGCGCCTCCGCCGTCCTCTGGTCCTCCAGCGCGACCAAGCTCTTCCAGGCGATCCAGGGGGACCGGGCACTTCCTTAG
- a CDS encoding ZIP family metal transporter, with product MSSSEIALLGAIAGFTIFLGLPVGRLRAPLPRTRALLNAVAIGILVFLLWDVLAHAWEPIDNALSNHHYGSATGNGLVFFGCFGVGLMGLVYFDRLMARKTAAAGELTGGGRSRFDTLSMMIAIGIGLHNFAEGLAIGNSAASGELQLAVLLIIGFGLHNATEGFGIVAPLAAEGTRPSWGRLAVLGLIGGGPTFLGTVVGQSVTNDTLAIGFLTLAAGSILYVVIELLAVARKVAMKELVTWGILAGVVAGFLTDAIVTAAGA from the coding sequence ATGTCCTCGTCCGAGATCGCGCTGTTGGGCGCCATCGCCGGGTTCACCATCTTTCTGGGCCTCCCGGTCGGCCGCCTTCGCGCGCCTCTCCCGCGCACTCGGGCGCTGTTGAACGCGGTGGCGATCGGCATCCTGGTCTTCCTGCTGTGGGACGTGCTCGCGCACGCCTGGGAGCCGATCGACAACGCTCTCTCGAACCACCACTACGGCTCCGCGACCGGCAACGGCCTGGTCTTCTTCGGCTGCTTCGGTGTGGGCCTGATGGGCCTGGTCTACTTCGACCGGCTCATGGCCAGGAAGACCGCGGCGGCCGGCGAGCTGACGGGCGGTGGCCGCTCGCGCTTCGACACGCTGTCGATGATGATCGCGATCGGCATCGGCCTGCACAACTTCGCCGAGGGCCTGGCGATCGGCAACAGCGCGGCGTCGGGCGAGCTGCAGCTCGCGGTCCTGCTGATCATCGGCTTCGGCCTGCACAACGCGACGGAGGGCTTCGGCATCGTGGCCCCGCTGGCGGCGGAGGGCACCCGGCCGTCCTGGGGCCGTTTGGCGGTGCTGGGCCTCATCGGCGGCGGGCCGACCTTCCTGGGCACGGTCGTGGGGCAGTCCGTCACCAACGACACCCTGGCGATCGGCTTCCTGACGCTGGCGGCGGGGTCCATCCTCTACGTCGTCATCGAGCTGCTGGCGGTGGCCCGCAAGGTCGCCATGAAGGAACTGGTCACCTGGGGCATCCTGGCCGGCGTCGTGGCGGGCTTCCTCACCGACGCCATCGTGACGGCGGCCGGCGCGTAG
- a CDS encoding GntR family transcriptional regulator: protein MAARHEEIAEALREAIDRGEYRVGGTLPTETELSARYSVSRGTVRQAVAALTAEGRIGSRQGARRVVLGSRRSQSFAELRSFAQWAHAMGRTATGEVIQQFRRPATVEDAERLLVQPGDEVLQVLRVRGLDGESVLLERNVYADWMADAVERLPADCESVVQALYDDIGMIFAYGEHVIDAVAAGAEDARLLGIRRGSPLLRIRRVTTTPAGRPIEWSDDRYVSGTVSFAVANSIGSNPLARRAGQA, encoded by the coding sequence GTGGCCGCACGGCACGAGGAGATCGCCGAGGCGTTGCGCGAGGCCATCGACCGGGGCGAGTACCGGGTGGGCGGAACGCTGCCCACCGAGACCGAGCTCTCGGCCCGCTACTCCGTCTCGCGCGGCACGGTCCGCCAGGCCGTCGCGGCGCTGACCGCCGAGGGCCGGATCGGCTCCCGTCAGGGCGCCCGCCGGGTGGTGCTCGGCAGCCGCCGCAGCCAGAGCTTCGCGGAGCTCCGCAGCTTCGCCCAGTGGGCCCACGCGATGGGCCGTACCGCCACCGGCGAGGTGATCCAGCAGTTCCGCCGGCCGGCGACCGTCGAGGACGCCGAGCGCCTGCTGGTCCAGCCCGGCGACGAGGTGCTGCAGGTCCTGCGGGTGCGCGGACTTGACGGTGAGTCGGTGCTGCTGGAGCGCAACGTCTACGCGGACTGGATGGCGGACGCGGTGGAGCGGCTCCCGGCCGACTGCGAGTCCGTGGTCCAGGCGCTCTACGACGACATCGGCATGATCTTCGCCTACGGCGAGCACGTGATCGACGCCGTCGCGGCCGGTGCGGAGGATGCCCGTCTGCTCGGCATCCGCCGGGGCAGCCCGCTGCTGCGGATCCGCCGGGTCACCACGACCCCGGCGGGCCGCCCCATCGAGTGGTCGGACGACCGCTACGTCTCCGGCACGGTCAGCTTCGCGGTCGCCAACTCCATCGGCTCGAACCCCCTGGCCCGCCGGGCGGGCCAGGCCTGA
- a CDS encoding ABC transporter substrate-binding protein, giving the protein MTPSPARAAALTGVLVASALALTACGSAASVKGGSAGSNDAAKASTATSAADFGGMDALVAAAKKEGTLNAITLPRDWANYGKLMDAFTAKYGIKINDENPEGSSQDEINAITTRKNQDRAPDVVDVGGAFAVQGQQQGLFASYKVANFAEIPAGRAATDGTWFNDYGGYISIGCNSGKVKECPKTFADLLKPEYKGMVALNGDPTQANAAFSAVYAAALANGGSLDNVQAGIDFFAKVKKAGNFNPVKATQATVESGETPITIDWDYLSAGYAAEFQSKGINWQVNVPTDGLYAGYYNQAINKWAPHPAAARLWEEFLYSADGQNGFLQGFARPVLMDSLKTAGTLDSAAAAKLPTVTGTAPIPTQDQITKAKATVSANWAKAIAG; this is encoded by the coding sequence GTGACCCCCTCCCCCGCCAGGGCCGCCGCACTCACCGGTGTACTGGTCGCCTCCGCTCTCGCTCTGACCGCCTGTGGTTCCGCCGCCTCCGTCAAGGGCGGCAGCGCCGGTTCGAATGACGCGGCCAAGGCCTCCACCGCCACCTCCGCCGCCGACTTCGGCGGCATGGACGCGCTCGTCGCGGCGGCGAAGAAGGAGGGCACGCTCAACGCGATCACCCTCCCCCGCGACTGGGCCAACTACGGCAAGCTGATGGACGCCTTCACGGCCAAGTACGGGATCAAGATCAACGACGAGAACCCCGAGGGCTCCAGCCAGGACGAGATCAACGCGATCACGACCCGCAAGAACCAGGACCGGGCGCCCGACGTCGTCGACGTCGGCGGCGCCTTCGCGGTCCAGGGCCAGCAGCAGGGCCTGTTCGCCTCCTACAAGGTCGCCAACTTCGCCGAGATCCCGGCCGGCCGCGCCGCCACCGACGGCACCTGGTTCAACGACTACGGCGGCTACATCTCCATCGGCTGCAACTCCGGCAAGGTCAAGGAGTGCCCGAAGACCTTCGCCGACCTGCTCAAGCCCGAGTACAAGGGCATGGTCGCCCTGAACGGCGACCCGACGCAGGCCAACGCCGCCTTCTCCGCCGTCTACGCCGCCGCGCTCGCCAACGGCGGTTCGCTGGACAACGTCCAGGCGGGCATCGACTTCTTCGCCAAGGTCAAGAAGGCCGGCAACTTCAACCCGGTCAAGGCCACCCAGGCCACCGTCGAGTCGGGCGAGACCCCGATCACCATCGACTGGGACTACCTGAGCGCCGGCTACGCCGCCGAGTTCCAGTCCAAGGGCATCAACTGGCAGGTCAACGTCCCGACGGACGGCCTGTACGCGGGCTACTACAACCAGGCCATCAACAAGTGGGCGCCGCACCCGGCCGCCGCCCGCCTGTGGGAGGAGTTCCTCTACTCCGCCGACGGCCAGAACGGCTTCCTCCAGGGCTTCGCCCGCCCGGTCCTGATGGACTCGCTGAAGACGGCCGGCACCCTGGACAGCGCCGCCGCCGCCAAGCTGCCGACCGTGACCGGCACCGCGCCGATCCCGACGCAGGACCAGATCACCAAGGCCAAGGCGACCGTCTCCGCCAACTGGGCGAAGGCCATCGCCGGGTGA
- a CDS encoding ABC transporter permease produces MSTAPLSATPARRRLRKAAAGRLAVAPLLVFVALAFGVPAVAMAFGAFTTYNPGQPSQYTMGNITASLHGGYLDSLLGSVKLSALSALIGVVAGLLLAQAVVTSRFKMLRTAVLSASGVLANFGGVPLAFAFITTLGNAGMLTTRLHLDQHGWSLYSFDGLTLVYLYFLIPLMVLSVIPSLDGLRRQWREAAQNNGATTWQYWRHVALPVLTPSLLGGFVLLFGTAFAAYATAAAMVGASVPLITLQIATALSGNVSADATNVALAMSLDMVVIATLVMVVYLPLQRRSARWLV; encoded by the coding sequence GTGAGCACCGCTCCCCTGAGCGCGACGCCCGCCCGCCGCCGCCTGCGCAAGGCGGCGGCGGGCCGGCTGGCCGTCGCCCCGCTGCTGGTCTTCGTCGCCCTGGCCTTCGGCGTGCCCGCCGTGGCCATGGCCTTCGGCGCCTTCACCACGTACAACCCCGGTCAGCCCAGTCAGTACACGATGGGCAACATCACCGCCTCCCTGCACGGCGGCTACCTCGACTCGCTGCTCGGCAGCGTCAAGCTGTCGGCGCTGTCCGCGCTGATCGGCGTGGTGGCCGGGCTGCTGCTGGCGCAGGCCGTGGTGACCTCCCGCTTCAAGATGCTGCGCACCGCGGTGCTCAGCGCCTCCGGCGTGCTCGCCAACTTCGGCGGCGTGCCGCTGGCCTTCGCCTTCATCACCACCCTGGGCAACGCCGGCATGCTGACCACCCGGCTGCACCTGGACCAGCACGGCTGGAGTCTCTACTCCTTCGACGGCCTCACGCTGGTCTACCTGTACTTCCTGATCCCGCTGATGGTGCTGAGCGTCATCCCGTCCCTGGACGGCCTGCGCCGCCAGTGGCGCGAGGCCGCCCAGAACAACGGCGCGACCACCTGGCAGTACTGGCGGCACGTGGCCCTGCCGGTGCTCACCCCCTCGCTGCTGGGCGGCTTCGTGCTGCTCTTCGGCACCGCCTTCGCCGCCTACGCCACCGCGGCGGCCATGGTCGGCGCGAGCGTCCCGCTGATCACGCTGCAGATCGCCACCGCGCTCAGCGGCAACGTGTCCGCGGACGCCACCAACGTGGCCCTGGCCATGAGCCTGGACATGGTCGTCATCGCCACCCTGGTCATGGTCGTCTACCTCCCCCTGCAACGCCGGAGCGCCCGATGGCTGGTCTGA
- a CDS encoding ABC transporter permease, translating to MGRIRFGRASVLLIAGLYFVTPLLSTLWFTVDNSPSGFSLDAYRQIFTVPGLWPALQLSLLLALGTIALVFLLLIPTVVAVRLGSPRLRTVVELTCTLPLVVPSIALTAGISTVLRWCNDNLAPTPFYRTFLLTQNGTFPVVLLLAYVVMALPLAFRTLDAGMRALDVRTLLEAAQNNGASRGRAIVTVILPNMRTALLNTAFLTLALVLGEFTVASILGYVPFAVWIVNGNSAGQGPVTVAVSIVSLLLTWLLLLVLSAGGQRRGGGAPAGS from the coding sequence CTGGGCCGGATCCGCTTCGGCCGGGCGTCGGTGCTGCTGATCGCGGGGCTGTACTTCGTCACGCCGCTGCTGAGCACGCTCTGGTTCACGGTGGACAACTCGCCCTCGGGCTTCAGCCTGGACGCCTACCGGCAGATCTTCACCGTGCCGGGGCTCTGGCCCGCGCTGCAGCTGTCGCTGCTGCTGGCCCTGGGCACCATCGCGCTGGTCTTCCTGCTGCTGATCCCGACCGTGGTCGCGGTCCGCCTGGGCAGCCCGAGGCTGCGCACCGTGGTCGAGCTGACCTGCACGCTGCCGCTGGTCGTCCCCTCGATCGCGCTGACCGCCGGCATCTCGACGGTGCTGCGCTGGTGCAACGACAACCTGGCGCCGACGCCGTTCTACCGGACCTTCCTGCTCACGCAGAACGGCACCTTCCCCGTCGTGCTGCTGCTGGCCTACGTCGTCATGGCGCTGCCGCTGGCGTTCCGCACCCTCGACGCGGGCATGCGCGCGCTCGACGTGCGCACCCTGCTGGAGGCCGCGCAGAACAACGGCGCGAGCCGCGGCCGGGCCATCGTCACCGTCATCCTGCCCAACATGCGCACGGCACTGCTGAACACCGCGTTCCTCACCCTGGCCCTGGTGCTGGGCGAGTTCACCGTGGCCTCGATCCTCGGCTACGTGCCCTTCGCCGTCTGGATCGTCAACGGCAACAGCGCCGGACAGGGACCCGTGACCGTGGCCGTCTCGATCGTCAGCCTGCTGCTCACCTGGCTGCTCCTGCTCGTGCTCTCCGCCGGCGGCCAGCGCCGCGGCGGCGGCGCACCGGCCGGCAGCTGA